In Legionella sp. PATHC035, a genomic segment contains:
- the purH gene encoding bifunctional phosphoribosylaminoimidazolecarboxamide formyltransferase/IMP cyclohydrolase, with the protein MAQEHTFSAFHPKRALLSVSDKRGIVELGKALHQQGVELIATGNTAAILRENKLPVTDVSECTGFPEMLDGRVKTLHPAIHGGLLARGKKDAKTLREHSIRPIDLLVINLYPFEQTISRPDCNFNEAIENIDIGGPAMIRSAAKNHAHTFVVVKPEDYAELIHYLNTQKTPSDWGFTLAKKAFAHTAAYDAAITNYLTTLDQNYTPCGFPEVLTCQFNKITDLRYGENPHQQAAFYVDKNTASGSLGAAQLIQGKQLSYNNILDADAALDCVKSFACDKPTCVIVKHANPCGIAIGDSLLHAYLKAFQCDPTSAYGGIIAFNQTLDANTAKTILEKQFVEVIVAPDVSNEAKKVLANKENVRVLLTGTWKQDEAFRLNMKKVDGGLLVQEHDSLLLGGYELKTVTLNKPSEQQMNDLMFAWRAVKHVKSNAIVYAKDVATIGLGGGQTSRVMSARIGLWQAEQMGLDTHGAVMASDAFIPFPDTVEIAAEAGISAIIQPGGSIRDSQIIACAEEHGLIMVFTGVRHFKH; encoded by the coding sequence ATGGCCCAAGAACATACATTTTCCGCTTTTCACCCCAAAAGAGCCCTTCTTAGTGTCTCCGATAAACGAGGCATTGTTGAATTGGGGAAAGCACTTCACCAACAAGGTGTAGAACTTATTGCAACAGGAAATACCGCTGCAATACTCAGAGAGAATAAATTGCCAGTTACCGATGTCAGTGAGTGCACAGGCTTTCCCGAAATGCTTGATGGTCGGGTGAAAACACTGCACCCAGCTATCCATGGCGGTTTACTTGCACGTGGGAAAAAAGATGCAAAGACACTCCGAGAACATTCAATCAGGCCCATTGATTTACTTGTAATCAATTTATATCCTTTTGAACAAACCATCAGCCGCCCTGACTGTAATTTCAATGAGGCTATCGAAAATATTGATATCGGTGGACCCGCTATGATTCGCTCCGCGGCAAAAAATCATGCCCACACCTTTGTGGTAGTTAAACCTGAGGATTATGCAGAACTGATTCACTACTTAAACACCCAAAAAACTCCTTCAGACTGGGGATTCACCTTAGCTAAAAAAGCCTTCGCTCACACCGCAGCCTATGATGCAGCAATTACTAATTATCTAACCACTTTAGATCAAAATTACACCCCCTGTGGATTTCCTGAGGTCCTTACCTGTCAATTTAACAAAATAACCGACTTACGCTATGGAGAAAATCCCCATCAACAGGCTGCTTTTTATGTTGATAAAAATACGGCATCGGGCTCTCTTGGCGCTGCGCAATTAATTCAAGGGAAGCAATTGTCCTACAACAATATTTTGGATGCCGATGCTGCATTAGATTGTGTTAAATCTTTTGCTTGCGACAAACCAACCTGTGTTATTGTCAAGCACGCCAATCCATGTGGCATTGCCATCGGGGATTCGCTTCTTCATGCTTATCTCAAAGCCTTTCAATGTGATCCTACATCAGCATATGGCGGCATTATTGCTTTTAACCAAACTTTGGATGCCAATACCGCAAAAACCATTCTGGAAAAACAATTTGTAGAAGTCATTGTAGCTCCTGATGTCAGTAATGAAGCCAAAAAAGTTCTTGCCAATAAAGAAAATGTTCGTGTTTTGTTGACTGGAACTTGGAAACAAGATGAGGCATTTCGCTTGAACATGAAAAAAGTAGATGGTGGGTTACTTGTTCAAGAACATGATTCACTCTTACTCGGAGGTTATGAATTAAAAACCGTGACCCTAAATAAACCCTCTGAACAGCAAATGAATGATTTAATGTTTGCCTGGCGTGCTGTAAAACATGTTAAGTCCAACGCCATTGTTTATGCTAAAGATGTGGCAACCATAGGATTGGGAGGCGGCCAAACCAGCCGTGTCATGAGCGCCCGCATCGGTCTTTGGCAAGCAGAACAAATGGGGTTAGACACTCATGGTGCAGTCATGGCTTCTGATGCCTTTATCCCTTTTCCTGATACCGTAGAGATTGCTGCAGAGGCAGGAATTTCTGCAATTATTCAACCAGGTGGCTCAATCAGAGATTCACAAATAATTGCTTGTGCTGAGGAGCATGGGCTAATTATGGTCTTCACTGGCGTCCGTCATTTTAAACATTAA
- a CDS encoding SDR family NAD(P)-dependent oxidoreductase produces the protein MSTLVITGISRGIGLETAKIFLAQGWHVIGTSTNGHTPLTHKNLTIYPLNLLDSEQINHFAKQLPEIDVLINNAAVLQEDWREKKINMRQLKETFAINVFGTIELTEQCIPHLNTHAQIINISSGWGAFSSNDSASVPHYKMSKSCLNMYTLLLAERLPEITVSSFDPGWVKTDMGTNNAPKHPSQTAQELYELVNKKKKSGSFWHNGSIRAW, from the coding sequence GTGAGTACTCTTGTAATTACAGGGATTAGTCGAGGAATAGGGCTGGAAACAGCTAAAATCTTCTTAGCACAGGGTTGGCACGTTATTGGCACATCAACGAATGGACATACTCCCCTAACACACAAGAATCTAACAATCTATCCGCTGAATTTATTGGATTCCGAACAAATTAATCACTTCGCAAAACAATTACCAGAAATTGATGTCTTAATTAACAACGCTGCCGTTTTACAGGAAGATTGGCGCGAAAAAAAAATTAACATGCGCCAGTTAAAGGAAACCTTTGCGATCAATGTATTTGGCACCATTGAATTAACGGAACAATGCATTCCACATTTAAATACTCACGCTCAAATCATTAATATTTCTTCAGGATGGGGTGCTTTTAGTTCCAATGACTCCGCTTCGGTACCCCATTATAAAATGTCCAAATCATGTCTCAACATGTATACCTTACTTTTAGCAGAAAGGTTACCTGAAATTACGGTCTCAAGTTTTGACCCGGGATGGGTCAAAACGGATATGGGTACCAACAACGCACCCAAGCACCCATCCCAAACAGCACAAGAACTCTATGAGCTGGTCAATAAAAAAAAGAAAAGTGGTTCTTTCTGGCATAATGGATCAATTAGAGCATGGTAA
- a CDS encoding PHA/PHB synthase family protein produces MTHDKELGELLQAIAEKSLQIISDIKETPLQLSLIINQYIDLTEHFQNVMTILLQNPEKIWEMQLAYWQDAINLTQSQMQHWLNGTPMPIPDPRFREEEWLNNPFFNMLTQHYLLASQHMNSLFEQLEYPDKNTAKRLQFFTKQYLDALSPANFVHTNPQLMDETLKSHGKNLLHGLHNLLSDLEVESPRLMIKMTDTDAFKLGENIAVTPGKVVFRNSMMELIQYAPQTAKVKSVPLLIIPPWINKYYIMDLSPHNSLICWLVKQGITVFIISWVNPDSNFSHKSLYDYLNEGPSTAINIIRKQLNVAQVNTMGFCIGGTLLCMLLAYNKAHQDNSIRSATFLASMIDFSDPGDIAVFIDEQQIAKLEDEMKSKGYLAGKFMASSFNSLRANDLIWSFFIKNYLRGKNPVPFDILYWNSDCTNMPATMHSQYLRWMYLHNDLVKPGKIHLNHTPIDISTIDIPTFFLSTEKDHIAPWKTTYLGFKMMNGPKRFVLGGSGHIAGIINAPEAKKYGYKVNLRAPAHAEQWLEQATEHPGSWWPEWLTWLKPHSGKLIPAPDFNKLPLKPIMDAPGSYVLKK; encoded by the coding sequence ATGACCCATGACAAAGAACTTGGTGAGTTATTACAAGCTATCGCTGAAAAAAGCCTGCAAATTATTTCCGATATAAAGGAAACGCCATTACAACTTTCATTAATTATCAATCAATATATTGATCTCACGGAACATTTTCAAAATGTGATGACTATTCTGTTGCAGAATCCAGAAAAAATCTGGGAAATGCAACTCGCATACTGGCAAGATGCTATTAATTTAACACAATCTCAAATGCAACACTGGTTGAATGGAACTCCCATGCCTATTCCTGATCCTCGATTTCGCGAGGAGGAGTGGCTCAATAATCCCTTTTTCAATATGTTAACTCAGCACTATCTTTTAGCCAGTCAGCATATGAATTCTTTATTTGAACAATTGGAATACCCTGACAAAAACACCGCAAAACGTCTGCAGTTTTTTACCAAGCAGTATTTAGATGCATTGTCTCCGGCTAATTTTGTTCATACCAATCCTCAGCTTATGGATGAGACATTGAAAAGCCATGGTAAAAATTTACTACATGGCTTGCATAATTTACTCTCTGATTTGGAAGTTGAGTCCCCGCGTCTCATGATAAAAATGACAGATACAGATGCGTTTAAACTGGGTGAAAATATTGCTGTGACTCCTGGAAAAGTAGTCTTTCGCAACAGCATGATGGAGCTTATCCAGTATGCGCCGCAAACAGCCAAAGTCAAATCGGTTCCTCTTCTTATTATCCCGCCTTGGATAAACAAATATTATATTATGGATTTAAGCCCGCATAACTCACTCATTTGCTGGTTAGTGAAACAAGGAATTACGGTGTTTATTATCTCTTGGGTTAATCCAGACTCCAATTTCTCTCATAAAAGTTTGTATGATTATTTAAATGAAGGGCCATCAACTGCGATTAATATCATTCGAAAACAACTGAATGTAGCGCAAGTTAATACCATGGGATTTTGTATCGGAGGAACACTTCTGTGCATGTTACTTGCGTACAATAAGGCACATCAAGATAACTCGATTCGGAGTGCCACCTTCTTGGCATCCATGATTGATTTCAGTGATCCAGGTGATATTGCCGTTTTTATTGATGAACAACAAATCGCCAAACTTGAGGATGAAATGAAGTCAAAAGGATATCTTGCAGGAAAATTCATGGCTTCAAGTTTTAACTCCCTACGAGCAAATGACCTGATTTGGTCGTTTTTTATTAAAAATTATCTGCGTGGTAAAAACCCTGTGCCTTTTGATATATTGTACTGGAACTCTGATTGCACCAATATGCCAGCAACAATGCATTCTCAATATTTAAGATGGATGTATCTGCACAATGACTTGGTCAAACCAGGTAAGATCCATCTTAACCATACCCCAATTGATATCAGCACCATTGACATCCCTACCTTTTTTCTCTCCACTGAAAAAGATCATATCGCACCATGGAAAACAACCTACTTGGGCTTTAAAATGATGAATGGCCCTAAACGCTTTGTTCTCGGAGGCTCTGGTCATATTGCAGGAATTATCAATGCACCTGAAGCGAAAAAATACGGCTATAAAGTGAACCTTCGAGCCCCTGCTCATGCAGAGCAATGGCTGGAACAAGCAACAGAACATCCAGGCTCGTGGTGGCCGGAATGGTTGACGTGGTTAAAGCCTCATTCTGGGAAACTCATACCTGCACCTGATTTTAATAAACTCCCATTAAAACCAATAATGGATGCGCCAGGTAGTTATGTTTTGAAGAAATAA
- a CDS encoding AMP-binding protein: protein MEQVTWKEKQKQRARKWVKALLVRWFKVELRGNYQPEPNSVIVANRTSTIDLLLLAAFLPEQLTVAFPPYSSSKLRMKMVRLFADVITIDSTNAFAARALIKAIREGKRCVIFPQGIGVQEESLKVFDAPGMVLQKAGASVIPIRIDGAQHSIFSLSKDKHLIRLFPKIILHVLPTQSYMQDKNKPLDRNSVSTHLFRLISELTFANSFQPMSMFEALIQGAALGTKNKALIEDANRAPLTHKQFLARCFILGRQIKKQTQVGEHVGVMLPTTIAGMVTFFALHAYRRIPAMLNFSLGLHSLLVTCKVAEVKTIYTARQFITTAKLEDLVVGLQNAGINVFFLEDFKSSINLGHKLSGLLKGRFPSRAYQLIGEPVSPEDTGVILFTSGSEGVPKGVVLTHSNLQANCAQLTSRVDFSFRDKFFNSLPIFHCFGLTTGSILPLINGISCFYYPSPLHYKIIPGLVYQTGATIMFGTDTFLTGYARAAERHDFSSVRYIFAGAEKVKPETIRHWIDTFGVKIYEGYGATEAAPVISMNCPLASIPGSVGMLLPFMESRIEPVDGIAEGGRLIVRGPNVMTGYLSSEKPGALISPADGWHDTGDIVTMNDEGFITIAGRAKRFAKIAGEMVSLTAVEGIASSIWPELLHAAVSKKSPRKGEAIILYSEATNADKASFVKRIQELAYSELLIPQQIVSGSKIPVLPSGKIDYLTIEKELREELA, encoded by the coding sequence ATGGAACAAGTTACTTGGAAGGAAAAACAAAAGCAGCGAGCCCGTAAGTGGGTTAAAGCACTATTAGTACGCTGGTTTAAAGTAGAGTTGCGTGGTAATTATCAGCCCGAACCCAACTCAGTCATTGTTGCAAATAGAACTTCCACAATTGATTTGCTGTTGCTGGCCGCTTTTTTACCTGAGCAATTGACTGTAGCTTTTCCGCCATACTCATCAAGTAAACTTCGGATGAAGATGGTAAGGCTATTTGCCGATGTAATTACCATCGATTCTACCAATGCTTTTGCTGCAAGGGCATTGATCAAAGCGATACGAGAGGGAAAGCGGTGTGTTATCTTTCCTCAAGGAATAGGCGTGCAGGAAGAGAGCTTGAAGGTTTTTGATGCTCCGGGAATGGTATTACAAAAAGCAGGAGCATCGGTTATCCCGATACGTATTGATGGTGCTCAGCACAGTATTTTCTCTTTAAGCAAAGACAAACACCTTATTCGTTTATTCCCCAAAATTATTTTGCATGTATTGCCGACACAATCCTATATGCAGGATAAAAATAAGCCCCTTGACAGAAATTCAGTGAGCACACATTTATTTCGTTTGATTAGCGAGCTAACTTTTGCAAACAGCTTTCAACCCATGTCCATGTTCGAGGCTCTTATTCAAGGAGCTGCGTTAGGAACAAAGAACAAGGCATTGATTGAAGATGCAAATCGCGCTCCCTTAACTCATAAGCAATTTCTTGCACGTTGTTTTATTTTGGGTCGACAAATTAAAAAACAGACCCAGGTTGGAGAACATGTAGGCGTCATGTTGCCTACAACTATTGCGGGAATGGTTACCTTTTTTGCGTTGCATGCATATCGACGTATCCCTGCCATGTTAAATTTTAGTCTTGGTCTCCACAGTTTGTTGGTTACCTGTAAGGTTGCAGAAGTAAAAACAATCTATACGGCAAGACAATTCATCACCACAGCGAAACTGGAAGATTTGGTCGTGGGATTACAGAACGCAGGAATAAACGTTTTCTTTCTGGAGGATTTTAAATCTTCAATAAATTTAGGTCATAAACTTTCTGGATTACTCAAGGGACGATTTCCTTCCCGAGCTTATCAACTCATTGGTGAGCCGGTATCTCCGGAAGATACGGGCGTGATATTATTTACGTCCGGTTCAGAAGGAGTTCCTAAAGGAGTTGTCTTAACCCATTCGAATTTACAAGCGAATTGCGCCCAGTTAACTTCGCGCGTTGACTTTTCTTTTCGGGATAAATTTTTTAATTCCTTACCTATCTTTCACTGTTTTGGATTAACTACTGGTTCAATTCTCCCTCTAATCAATGGAATTAGTTGCTTTTATTATCCTTCTCCTTTGCATTATAAAATAATTCCGGGTTTGGTTTATCAAACCGGCGCTACGATTATGTTTGGAACTGATACTTTTTTAACAGGCTATGCTCGAGCGGCAGAGCGACATGATTTTAGCAGCGTGCGTTACATTTTTGCTGGCGCCGAAAAAGTGAAGCCTGAAACCATTCGCCATTGGATAGATACTTTTGGTGTAAAAATTTATGAAGGCTATGGTGCTACAGAAGCCGCACCCGTAATTTCCATGAATTGTCCTCTAGCTTCTATACCAGGGAGTGTGGGGATGTTATTACCATTCATGGAGAGTCGAATTGAACCTGTAGATGGCATTGCTGAAGGAGGGCGTTTAATAGTTCGCGGTCCTAATGTAATGACGGGCTATCTCTCTTCCGAAAAACCAGGAGCGCTTATTTCTCCAGCGGATGGATGGCATGATACTGGGGACATCGTCACGATGAATGACGAAGGATTTATTACCATTGCGGGTCGTGCTAAACGGTTTGCTAAGATCGCAGGTGAAATGGTCTCTCTTACTGCAGTAGAGGGCATTGCTTCGTCGATTTGGCCTGAATTACTCCATGCTGCAGTGAGTAAGAAAAGTCCGAGAAAAGGAGAAGCAATTATCTTGTATAGTGAGGCAACGAATGCGGATAAAGCAAGTTTTGTGAAAAGAATACAAGAACTGGCTTATTCTGAATTGCTTATCCCGCAACAGATTGTTTCAGGAAGCAAAATTCCTGTGCTGCCTTCAGGAAAAATTGACTATTTAACCATTGAAAAAGAACTCAGAGAAGAATTAGCTTAG
- a CDS encoding TVP38/TMEM64 family protein, whose translation MNFRIIHPAKTIFIVLALVFLITTAFLFQKYSSEIINWVDHLGWLAPLLFLIIYCFATIMFLPTMVITLAGGALFGPFFGTLLNLLGATSGAAFSFLITRHLVYDWFSQRKGKRLKKLISAVEQRGWMIVAILRLFPIVPFNLVNYGLGITAIKFRPYLITTFLFLIPAEIVYTYFGYAGMEALLKQGAFYKSKGILIATSIIVLLCIIKVMHFNYFRRKYSEKKIID comes from the coding sequence ATGAATTTTCGTATTATTCATCCCGCTAAAACTATCTTTATTGTTTTAGCCTTGGTATTCCTAATTACCACTGCCTTTTTATTTCAAAAATATTCAAGTGAGATTATTAACTGGGTTGACCATCTAGGCTGGCTTGCACCGCTTTTATTTTTAATTATATATTGTTTTGCCACGATTATGTTCTTACCCACGATGGTGATCACTTTAGCAGGAGGGGCTCTTTTTGGACCCTTTTTTGGTACCCTCCTCAATTTATTAGGCGCAACAAGTGGTGCTGCTTTTTCCTTTTTGATCACCAGGCATCTCGTTTATGACTGGTTTTCTCAAAGAAAAGGAAAAAGACTAAAAAAACTAATCTCTGCCGTAGAACAACGAGGGTGGATGATTGTTGCCATTCTGCGATTATTCCCGATTGTTCCTTTTAATCTAGTCAATTATGGCCTTGGAATCACTGCGATAAAATTCCGACCTTATCTCATTACTACTTTTTTGTTTCTTATACCTGCTGAAATTGTATACACCTATTTTGGATATGCGGGAATGGAGGCTTTATTAAAACAAGGAGCATTTTATAAAAGTAAAGGAATCCTAATAGCAACCTCAATCATCGTGCTGTTGTGTATTATCAAGGTCATGCATTTTAATTACTTTCGTCGCAAATACTCAGAGAAGAAGATAATTGACTGA